One window from the genome of Rufibacter tibetensis encodes:
- a CDS encoding trimeric intracellular cation channel family protein, giving the protein MPDLPAPALIPFIDVVGTFVFAISGTQTAIDKKLDPFGASVIAFATALGGGTVRDLLLNLRPVWIQEERLLVTVFVAVVVTLLFRKEIGRFRRTMFLFDTVGIALFTVLGMEKALRLGVPPLIALVMGVVSAVFGGVVRDILCNEIPLIFRREVYATACLAGGVAYLLMRLAPVPPGVPVWIAIAIIILIRILAVRLKWAFPNLNPEE; this is encoded by the coding sequence ATGCCTGATCTGCCCGCCCCCGCCCTTATTCCTTTTATTGACGTGGTAGGCACTTTTGTATTCGCCATCAGTGGCACGCAAACTGCAATCGACAAAAAGCTAGACCCCTTTGGAGCGTCTGTCATTGCATTTGCCACGGCGCTTGGGGGCGGAACCGTGCGAGACTTACTCCTAAACCTGAGACCCGTCTGGATTCAAGAGGAACGGCTTTTGGTGACGGTATTTGTTGCCGTGGTGGTGACGCTGCTGTTCAGAAAGGAAATAGGGCGTTTCAGGAGGACCATGTTTTTGTTTGATACCGTGGGTATTGCCTTGTTCACGGTGCTGGGCATGGAAAAAGCGCTTAGATTAGGCGTACCGCCGCTCATTGCCTTGGTGATGGGAGTGGTGTCTGCGGTATTTGGCGGAGTGGTGCGCGATATTCTATGTAATGAAATACCGCTTATTTTCCGGCGGGAGGTTTACGCTACTGCATGCCTGGCAGGAGGAGTGGCTTATTTACTCATGCGGTTGGCACCGGTGCCCCCAGGGGTGCCCGTATGGATTGCTATTGCAATCATCATCTTAATCCGGATACTGGCCGTTCGACTAAAATGGGCTTTCCCGAATCTTAACCCGGAGGAATAG